A stretch of the Methylocystis iwaonis genome encodes the following:
- a CDS encoding MSMEG_0565 family glycosyltransferase codes for MHTLELAEALQAAGLDVTVIAMGEPGSLFRKVAVPVEMIATPPAKNTLEERVFGWIDALTAGLARLRDSFDIVHSQDCISARAAARVRDAGARFRLVRTVHHVDDFTTQALMDCQRNAILEPDRVLVVSKTWQERLRVEYGVDSSIVTNGVRSEAFANMLTPQRRAELRRQIGTKDRFLYLTIGGVEPRKGTEFLVRALAQLKAERADPPVLAIIGGHSFQDYRDYREQVLTSLWPLGLELGKDVVLLQTLPQTELVEWLAAADGFVFPSIKEGWGLVIMEAASAGLPVVASDIDVFREFLVHDRDAILTETSNPASLARGMARLMDEPHTVERLVKNGLEMAARHSWDRTADQHIRIYNRVIEEEMQASTLLNGAFSTT; via the coding sequence GCCGTTCCCGTGGAGATGATCGCGACCCCGCCCGCAAAGAATACGCTTGAAGAACGAGTGTTCGGCTGGATTGATGCCTTGACCGCCGGCCTCGCCCGCCTGCGAGACTCATTCGATATCGTCCACAGTCAAGACTGCATCTCAGCGCGCGCCGCCGCCCGTGTGAGAGATGCAGGGGCGCGCTTTCGGTTAGTGCGCACCGTGCATCATGTCGACGATTTTACGACACAGGCGCTCATGGATTGCCAACGCAACGCCATATTGGAGCCGGATCGCGTCCTGGTTGTCAGCAAGACATGGCAAGAACGGCTTCGGGTGGAATATGGAGTCGACTCATCGATCGTCACCAATGGCGTTAGAAGCGAAGCATTCGCAAATATGCTAACGCCGCAACGGCGCGCCGAGCTGCGGCGACAAATCGGAACGAAAGATCGCTTCCTTTATCTGACCATCGGCGGGGTCGAGCCCCGCAAGGGAACCGAATTCCTTGTCAGGGCGCTGGCCCAACTAAAAGCGGAAAGAGCAGATCCGCCCGTATTAGCGATCATCGGAGGCCATTCGTTTCAGGACTACCGTGATTATCGCGAGCAGGTTTTGACCTCGCTCTGGCCGCTTGGTCTGGAGTTAGGCAAAGACGTCGTTTTGTTGCAGACGCTCCCCCAGACTGAACTGGTTGAATGGCTGGCCGCCGCGGACGGATTTGTTTTCCCGTCCATCAAAGAAGGCTGGGGCTTGGTGATCATGGAGGCTGCCAGCGCAGGGCTGCCCGTCGTGGCGTCGGACATCGATGTTTTCCGGGAGTTCCTTGTGCATGACCGAGATGCGATTCTGACGGAAACATCCAATCCCGCGTCTCTTGCTCGGGGGATGGCAAGACTGATGGACGAGCCCCACACCGTCGAGCGCCTTGTTAAAAATGGGCTCGAAATGGCGGCGCGCCATAGCTGGGATCGAACAGCCGACCAGCACATTCGCATCTATAACCGAGTTATCGAAGAAGAGATGCAAGCCTCCACGCTTTTGAATGGCGCGTTTTCTACAACCTAA
- a CDS encoding FAD-dependent oxidoreductase: MLSVDSNCSGCWPPLLPHKMHTMLRVPLDEMLLSYTIGYVLVSYEMAANREERGMKIVVIGGGASGLGAAGAAKGVDPSADIVNYTEFEDVAYSPCGIPFVHGREIESFDKLFLATKQQYADQGIDIHYTTTVESIDVKRHAIKVREEGEIRYDRLVLATGWNYSDPQIPGDHLEGIYRVKNIRRAMEWDKFIDTVKSAVVVECGPIAVEMVSALVHRGIKVTVVDPAPWPMAGVVDPDIIEPVRKSWADAGVVTLWGERVTAFGGQGALAYAETTAGRVEAQLAIIGTRKAPNTALARAAGVALGATGGIIVDSFMKTSASDVFAAGDCTEIPHGVTNVPLQGLSGSHAYAQGKAAGVNAAGGRREYQPVYVPWAMLAGDWMIGGVSFGETTAAAIGVKFVSGASNGITRARYYPGVRPITVKLLADPATRCLIGAQMVGGEGVKERADFLGMAVRSGISIDDLATMENVYSPAIGALNEPIAMAAQAVQQKLGRR, encoded by the coding sequence ATGTTATCGGTCGATAGCAATTGTTCTGGTTGTTGGCCTCCTTTGTTGCCACACAAAATGCATACAATGCTGCGCGTGCCTCTTGACGAAATGCTCCTGTCGTATACGATAGGATATGTGCTTGTCTCATACGAGATGGCGGCAAATCGGGAGGAACGAGGGATGAAGATCGTCGTAATTGGAGGCGGCGCTTCCGGGCTCGGCGCCGCAGGGGCTGCAAAAGGAGTGGACCCGTCGGCTGACATCGTGAATTACACGGAATTCGAGGACGTTGCTTACAGTCCCTGCGGCATTCCATTCGTCCACGGTCGCGAAATTGAATCTTTCGACAAACTGTTCCTTGCAACGAAGCAGCAATACGCCGATCAGGGCATAGATATTCACTATACGACTACGGTCGAAAGCATCGACGTCAAGCGTCATGCCATCAAGGTCCGCGAAGAAGGCGAAATTAGATATGACCGGCTGGTGCTCGCGACCGGCTGGAATTATTCGGATCCCCAAATTCCCGGCGATCATCTGGAGGGGATCTACCGCGTCAAGAATATTCGTCGCGCGATGGAGTGGGACAAATTCATCGACACGGTGAAATCAGCGGTCGTGGTCGAGTGCGGACCGATCGCCGTCGAAATGGTGTCGGCGCTCGTTCATCGCGGCATCAAGGTCACCGTTGTCGATCCCGCCCCTTGGCCGATGGCCGGCGTCGTCGATCCCGACATCATCGAGCCGGTTCGAAAGAGCTGGGCCGACGCTGGGGTTGTGACGCTGTGGGGAGAGCGCGTTACGGCCTTCGGCGGCCAGGGCGCCCTTGCTTATGCCGAGACGACAGCCGGGCGGGTCGAGGCGCAGCTTGCCATCATCGGAACGCGCAAGGCGCCGAATACAGCTTTGGCAAGAGCAGCGGGCGTCGCTCTCGGCGCCACCGGTGGCATTATCGTCGATTCTTTCATGAAAACCTCTGCGAGCGACGTGTTTGCCGCCGGCGACTGCACGGAAATTCCGCATGGCGTCACCAATGTTCCGCTTCAAGGCCTTTCGGGAAGCCATGCCTATGCGCAGGGCAAGGCCGCGGGCGTCAATGCTGCGGGAGGACGACGCGAATACCAGCCCGTCTATGTCCCCTGGGCGATGCTCGCAGGCGACTGGATGATTGGGGGTGTTTCCTTTGGTGAAACGACAGCCGCCGCGATTGGCGTGAAATTCGTGAGCGGCGCGTCAAACGGTATCACAAGGGCGCGGTACTATCCCGGGGTGCGTCCAATCACGGTGAAGCTGCTCGCAGATCCTGCTACGCGCTGCCTCATCGGAGCGCAGATGGTTGGGGGCGAAGGCGTCAAGGAGCGAGCGGATTTCCTGGGCATGGCCGTCCGCTCGGGCATTTCGATCGATGATCTGGCGACGATGGAAAACGTCTATTCCCCGGCCATAGGGGCGTTGAACGAGCCAATCGCCATGGCGGCGCAGGCCGTGCAGCAAAAACTCGGGAGGCGATAA
- a CDS encoding DUF1116 domain-containing protein, producing the protein MPAPSSVIPLPRKIDVINIGLPLFEESIRGQGAPVIGVDWQIPCGGESDVISALARLMGPKSSIVDAANAEVVARLNNGAPLLKGVERAGAVVPGMSERTLLHCGPAIAWADMCDPLRRSIKAAIVAEGWAGNIEAAARLIASREIELRPANEHSTVVPMATVIGPSAPVYVVENEMGRTIAFSSINQGAGETQWFGVDSSLAIDRLFFIRDVIGPVIGEAIARRGAIDVLSLAAQGVVMGDDVHIRVQATTCLLLRDLLPFLMRISRPGAGEAADFLSRNHTMFLNIAMAAAKSLVDSAAKVENSSIVTTMSRNGVTYGIRLAGLERWFLAAAPPIQKALYFPGYGPEASTADIGDSAVLELIGLGGAVSANSPAVAGFLGGRMADAIAATRKMQRICAGESRSFLLPILENAGAPLGVDVRRVVELAITPAVNTGVIHAFSGAGQIGAGVASAPIDCFTQALMDLDQRIM; encoded by the coding sequence ATGCCGGCTCCTTCCTCAGTAATCCCTCTTCCTCGTAAAATCGACGTGATCAACATCGGCCTGCCTCTGTTCGAGGAATCGATTAGAGGCCAGGGGGCGCCCGTCATAGGCGTCGATTGGCAAATTCCCTGCGGAGGAGAGAGCGACGTCATTTCGGCGTTAGCCCGGCTGATGGGGCCTAAATCATCCATTGTCGACGCTGCGAATGCAGAGGTTGTCGCGCGCTTGAACAATGGCGCGCCCCTTCTCAAGGGTGTCGAGAGAGCCGGTGCGGTCGTGCCCGGCATGAGCGAGCGCACATTGCTCCATTGCGGGCCTGCCATAGCATGGGCGGATATGTGCGATCCTCTGCGACGTTCGATCAAGGCAGCCATCGTCGCGGAGGGGTGGGCCGGAAACATCGAGGCGGCGGCCCGTCTCATTGCCTCTCGCGAAATCGAGCTACGACCGGCGAACGAACATTCGACCGTCGTTCCCATGGCCACTGTAATCGGCCCGTCCGCCCCGGTTTACGTGGTGGAAAATGAAATGGGAAGAACGATCGCTTTTTCGAGCATCAACCAGGGAGCGGGCGAAACTCAATGGTTCGGCGTCGACAGCAGCTTGGCGATCGATCGGCTTTTTTTTATTCGCGATGTGATTGGCCCTGTAATTGGGGAAGCGATCGCCAGGAGGGGCGCTATAGACGTTTTGTCGCTGGCGGCGCAGGGCGTCGTCATGGGGGACGACGTTCATATACGGGTACAGGCGACAACGTGTCTCCTACTGAGGGATCTCCTCCCGTTTTTGATGAGAATCTCCCGGCCAGGCGCTGGAGAGGCCGCTGATTTTCTCAGCCGCAATCACACGATGTTTCTCAACATCGCGATGGCTGCGGCCAAATCGCTGGTCGACTCCGCCGCCAAAGTCGAAAATTCGAGCATCGTGACGACGATGTCGCGCAATGGCGTGACCTACGGCATTCGGCTGGCGGGCCTAGAGCGGTGGTTCCTTGCGGCCGCGCCGCCAATCCAGAAGGCGCTGTATTTTCCCGGCTATGGTCCGGAAGCGAGCACTGCGGACATCGGCGACAGCGCCGTACTCGAGCTGATTGGCCTTGGAGGGGCGGTTTCGGCAAACTCTCCGGCGGTCGCGGGTTTCCTCGGTGGCAGAATGGCCGACGCGATCGCGGCGACACGCAAGATGCAGCGCATCTGTGCGGGAGAGAGTCGTTCTTTCCTTCTACCAATATTGGAGAACGCAGGCGCCCCACTCGGCGTGGATGTTCGACGCGTCGTCGAGCTTGCGATCACTCCGGCTGTCAACACAGGCGTCATTCACGCTTTTAGCGGCGCCGGCCAAATTGGGGCCGGCGTCGCTTCGGCTCCAATTGACTGTTTTACCCAAGCGTTGATGGATCTTGACCAGAGAATTATGTGA
- a CDS encoding MSMEG_0572/Sll0783 family nitrogen starvation response protein: MPKTVTIPAPQPGDVLFNVEEKVFPDHKANPGDKAYIFMHTVPFEGSVGLVNMLTATRLARKGFELSFVLYGPGVLMASAARGYPSVGAEGFPGNLAYNRQLKTLMDEGAKIYACRFAMGALYGMREDDLIPGVIPVNPLDILDLTIQAWRDRALVMTTWTI, translated from the coding sequence ATGCCTAAGACCGTTACAATCCCCGCTCCGCAGCCCGGCGATGTTTTATTCAACGTCGAGGAGAAGGTGTTCCCGGATCACAAGGCTAATCCCGGCGACAAGGCTTATATCTTTATGCACACCGTTCCCTTCGAGGGATCGGTCGGACTCGTGAACATGCTGACGGCTACGCGCCTAGCCCGGAAAGGGTTCGAGCTGTCCTTCGTGCTCTATGGGCCGGGTGTCCTCATGGCTTCAGCCGCGCGCGGTTACCCGTCCGTCGGCGCCGAAGGCTTCCCTGGCAATCTAGCGTATAATCGTCAACTCAAGACGTTGATGGACGAGGGGGCCAAAATCTACGCTTGCCGATTTGCCATGGGCGCATTGTACGGCATGCGGGAAGACGATCTGATCCCCGGCGTTATTCCAGTGAACCCACTCGACATCCTCGACCTCACCATCCAGGCTTGGCGAGACCGCGCCCTCGTGATGACGACCTGGACGATTTAA